CATCGTCGCCGCGGCCGCTGCCGCCGCTGACGCGGTGGGTCGCAGGGTGGGCGAGTTGGCGGGACGTCACGTGGGTCGGACCCACATCGAACTGACCGGGATCGTGCGTGCGCACGAGGGCCGGGTCCGGTAGGAGACAGAGCACATGAGCACCGAACAGCTCGAGAAGCGGCTGCGTCGTCGCAGCATCCACCGGTCCCGGTCCACCGCGGTCGCGATCACCCTGGTCGTCGTCGCACTGGTCGCGGCGTGGATCGGCACCGAAGCGGTCCTGAAGGCCATCGGGCAGCAGCCGCTGCTGGCGGACCCGCAGACCGTGGTCGACACCGCCCTCACGCCCGACGCCGCGTTCACCACCATCATCGAGGTCATCGCCGCCGCCCTGGTGATCCTCGGCATCGTCCTGGTCGTGCTGGCCCTCAAGCCCGGCCGGCAGCCCCGGTCCGGGATCGACCGTGACCGTGGTGCGGTCGTGATCGACACCCGCATCCTGGCCTCCACCGCCGCGAACGCTGCCGCCCACGCAGCAGGCGTCCCGGAAGCCAACACGACCGCGTCCGCTCGTGGGCACCGCACCCAGGTGCACGTGGTGCCCCTGTCCGGCATCCCCGTCGATGCCAGCGCCGTCGAGCACGCCGTCGGGGACCGGCTCGGTCGCCTCGGCGGCAAGCACGGCTCGTCGGTGCAGGTCACCGTGGAACAGAAGGGAACCCTGGCATGACCACCACCAACCGCGGCGTCAACCGGGTCCTGCTGCTCCTGATCGGCCTGGTCGCCATCATCGTCGGTGTCACCATCGGCGCCGGGGTCCTGCAACCCGTCCGCGACGCCCTCCAGCCGTACCTGACGCTGCCGCAGCAGGTCACCGTGCCCGACCAGGCACTGTGGATCATCGCCGCGGTCTGCGCGGTGGTCATCGTCCTCGCCGTGATCGTGGTGTTCACTCGCGGTGGCGGCGGCACCAGCGTCGCGGTCCGGGAACGCTCCGGCGAGGACCAGGTCACCGTGAACGTCGCCCTCGTGCGAGACGTCATCGACCACGAACTCACCGGCGTCCACGACATCGTCGCCGCGAAGGTCGACACGTACCTGGTCAAGAAGACCCGCGCCGCACGCATCCGGGTCCACGTCCGCCGCGGCGGCGACGCGGTCACCGTCCTCGACGCCGTCGACCACGCCCTGACCACCCTCGACCAGACCCTCGGCCGACAGATCCCGGTCCTGGTCCACCTCACCGGCGGCACCCGCACCGCACTGGCACGCACCACCCGCGTCCAGTAACAGCACCACCAGCACCACGCAGCACCACCCACCGGCCGGGGGACGCCCGACGTCCCCCGGCCGTTCCGTGCCCGGAACCGGCCGTCCACACAGCCGCAGCCGAACCCGGGAGGCGACCCGAGCCTCCCGTCCGCAGACCCAGGAGGAGACCCCACATGGCACGCAACCACGGAGCCGTCAGCGCATCGACCTCGGAACAGCGTCGCGAGGACGCTGCCGAGTGGAGCCCGCTGGCCCGCTACCTGTCCGAGTTCTTCGGCACCTTCCTGCTCGTGCTCGGCGGCGTCGGTACGGCACTCTTCGCCGCGAACTTCCCGAGCGACACCGACAACCAGTCCGGCGTCGGCTTCCTCGGCGTCGCACTGGCCTTCGGTCTGACGCTCGTCGCCGGCATCGCCGCCGTCGGGCACATCTCCGGCGGCCACTTCAACCCGGCCGTCACCCTCGGCCTCCTCGCCGCCGGGCGCACGGACCTGCGGCACGTGGCCGGCTACATCGTGTCGCAGGTCCTCGGCGGCCTCGCCGCGACCAGCATCATCGCGATCGTGCTCTCC
The sequence above is drawn from the Curtobacterium sp. MR_MD2014 genome and encodes:
- a CDS encoding DUF6286 domain-containing protein yields the protein MSTEQLEKRLRRRSIHRSRSTAVAITLVVVALVAAWIGTEAVLKAIGQQPLLADPQTVVDTALTPDAAFTTIIEVIAAALVILGIVLVVLALKPGRQPRSGIDRDRGAVVIDTRILASTAANAAAHAAGVPEANTTASARGHRTQVHVVPLSGIPVDASAVEHAVGDRLGRLGGKHGSSVQVTVEQKGTLA
- the aqpZ gene encoding aquaporin Z, which produces MARNHGAVSASTSEQRREDAAEWSPLARYLSEFFGTFLLVLGGVGTALFAANFPSDTDNQSGVGFLGVALAFGLTLVAGIAAVGHISGGHFNPAVTLGLLAAGRTDLRHVAGYIVSQVLGGLAATSIIAIVLSGKAGAFRAAHDAGFASNGFGSASPGGYGLGAVFLTEAVLTGVFLAVILSITAKQEYQALAPIGIGLTLTLIHLVSIPVSNTSVNPARSVAAAVYGGATPLAQLWVFIVAPVLGAVVAGLIVRVGGRRRITG